A single Planktothrix sp. FACHB-1365 DNA region contains:
- a CDS encoding DNRLRE domain-containing protein — protein sequence MELSQNLVTLKSMVGTQPAMTKIFRVVDLEEGGVQSEEPDEGVSGTPVPRNQLRIPVSPTGEVKDEILFERATDPAQKLYLPRYQLAEEEVSGQRRYRMSMRPDGQKWVLELYLQAYPAPSLEPQIRNAQAIAAQVTVVLNYRWQGQPQSFEFQEVTKRDGEQTLKAVLRVNTLEERDKVYAVLTDISYEAALIVRRKVRVATSLTQLSPADLQRWKETVKLYPEADSYVIQDSSGSNFGSQPYLEVEPLWKGDGKQKLAYVRFNLSSLPNNVRIDSVNFQMTAFAGYAYGGDGNQYTHLVLDDNWNHNSLTWGNQPQIGEMLGSWWTWYGFDSLPPSRQEPKSINNRDMTADITPAVRAKLAGNKKISLCVKSYGYRVRYYSSRSSTEAYRPQLIVTYTPFLYQEQNNILDNIVDDTFFFPPLLYQYIFESIKPTLTGQALICRQVPWKSISYRYYQDASDRYRFYYLPDSFEIGRRSDSEGPTISLSFESSDGSFDEEKIRAILEFYAAPVVDANRLEAAARALLNYAPSPLPSGAEGLEFSPLNADERKLQFSLSIPGQIGSLRNARVSLKDGIFDSLTLSLKDFQAVWDAMFSSEVQNTLLTGQVAVEIPGFGRESIPFQCRLPDNKAQIWGTIEKNVPITFTKSITLRTVVATFLEIQSIVVDFDRSDAVELTASNLSASVTVRLPISMIFWGQEDPGTYHYKKRVIRKDGQQTISDWLTTTEEIIYIDGKV from the coding sequence ATGGAACTGTCGCAAAATTTGGTGACCCTAAAAAGTATGGTTGGCACTCAGCCAGCCATGACCAAAATCTTCAGAGTCGTAGATCTCGAAGAGGGAGGAGTACAGTCAGAAGAGCCGGATGAGGGAGTGTCGGGGACTCCCGTTCCCAGAAACCAGCTCAGGATTCCGGTTTCCCCTACGGGTGAAGTCAAAGATGAGATTCTGTTTGAGAGAGCGACTGACCCGGCACAAAAGCTCTATCTGCCTCGCTACCAGCTGGCAGAAGAAGAAGTTTCCGGCCAGCGACGGTATCGTATGTCGATGCGTCCGGACGGTCAGAAGTGGGTTCTGGAGTTGTATCTCCAGGCCTATCCTGCCCCGAGTCTAGAGCCTCAGATCCGCAATGCCCAAGCGATAGCAGCCCAAGTTACGGTAGTTCTCAACTATCGGTGGCAAGGGCAGCCACAGTCATTTGAATTTCAGGAAGTCACGAAACGAGACGGAGAGCAGACATTAAAAGCCGTCTTGCGAGTGAACACTTTAGAAGAACGAGACAAAGTTTATGCGGTGCTGACTGACATAAGCTATGAAGCCGCCCTCATCGTCAGGCGCAAGGTGAGGGTCGCAACTTCCCTGACGCAATTATCTCCTGCCGATCTTCAGCGCTGGAAGGAAACCGTTAAGCTCTATCCAGAAGCGGACAGCTATGTCATCCAAGATAGCAGTGGCAGTAACTTCGGCAGCCAGCCGTATCTCGAAGTCGAACCCTTATGGAAAGGGGACGGCAAGCAGAAACTCGCCTATGTGCGCTTCAATCTGAGTTCCCTGCCCAATAACGTCAGAATCGACAGTGTGAACTTTCAAATGACCGCTTTTGCAGGTTATGCCTATGGAGGAGACGGAAACCAGTACACACATTTAGTTTTAGACGACAATTGGAATCATAACTCGCTCACTTGGGGCAATCAGCCTCAAATTGGCGAGATGCTTGGATCTTGGTGGACTTGGTACGGGTTCGACAGTTTGCCACCGTCGCGCCAGGAGCCGAAAAGCATCAATAACCGCGATATGACCGCAGACATCACACCTGCGGTGAGAGCAAAGTTGGCGGGGAATAAGAAGATTTCCCTGTGTGTTAAAAGCTACGGTTACAGGGTGAGATATTATTCGAGCAGGTCAAGCACGGAAGCCTATCGCCCGCAGCTAATCGTTACCTACACTCCTTTTTTGTATCAGGAACAGAATAATATCCTGGATAACATCGTAGACGACACCTTCTTTTTTCCTCCTTTGCTGTACCAGTACATATTTGAGTCCATCAAACCCACTCTTACAGGACAGGCTTTGATTTGTCGGCAAGTCCCTTGGAAGAGCATTTCGTACCGGTACTACCAGGATGCAAGCGATCGCTATCGATTTTACTACCTGCCGGACAGCTTTGAAATTGGCAGGAGATCGGACTCCGAAGGTCCAACCATTTCCCTGTCCTTTGAGTCGTCTGACGGTTCGTTCGATGAGGAAAAAATCCGAGCGATTCTAGAGTTTTACGCAGCGCCAGTTGTAGATGCTAACAGGCTGGAAGCGGCTGCCAGAGCGCTGCTCAACTATGCGCCCTCTCCTTTGCCGTCAGGGGCTGAAGGTCTGGAGTTCTCGCCTCTGAACGCCGACGAGCGGAAGCTCCAGTTCAGCCTGTCCATTCCCGGACAGATCGGCTCACTTCGCAACGCTCGAGTCAGCCTTAAGGATGGAATTTTTGACAGTTTGACCTTATCTCTGAAGGATTTTCAAGCTGTTTGGGATGCCATGTTCAGCAGCGAAGTACAAAACACGCTTTTGACGGGACAGGTTGCGGTTGAAATTCCAGGGTTCGGGCGAGAGAGTATCCCATTTCAATGTCGGTTGCCGGATAACAAAGCGCAGATATGGGGGACAATTGAGAAAAATGTACCGATAACTTTTACTAAGTCTATCACGCTTAGGACAGTTGTAGCGACATTTCTAGAGATTCAGTCTATTGTGGTGGACTTCGATCGGAGTGATGCTGTAGAACTCACCGCCAGCAACTTGAGTGCCAGCGTGACCGTTCGGTTGCCTATCAGTATGATTTTTTGGGGGCAAGAAGATCCGGGAACCTATCATTACAAAAAGAGAGTGATTCGCAAGGATGGACAGCAAACAATCTCTGATTGGCTGACAACGACAGAGGAAATAATCTACATAGATGGGAAGGTCTAA
- a CDS encoding prenyltransferase/squalene oxidase repeat-containing protein: MPNLEERAAKTLDLLLEEIRCSPQPETAWEFGSLSYNGFPVEFTFGSHERGMRYATEVGGSEVKPQDRLSRAERLLDSLGAGRLPEEVSALSHKVQESGSLKWGAWMGVRHRLEGDRYKLYVEVPQEGSPAAAEMVRCFLGNEPLLPDGGAQLVAIGQETDLSRTEFYFRIKSPHLTDWQVTNLLQRVGLESRQADLFGLIEETSGYTFNRAGAGLPEGIYGFSFSFSSGAEPLVFSVFTFAKTLFKTDGSVRHALLSLAQQKGWNLRNYAAFTEPLAGCTDPLEHHNVIAFLVAQQGPPALHISLSPPLPGINRYRHHSSSSIRSSVNSSVDAAIRFLCNARHPDGWWSDFRLAPGCSDEWVTGYTGTALASQAVPQALTAAQEAWRWLSTRCQPSGCWGYNSLTPRDADSTAWALQLADATGCGDWEQALSGREFLATHVRMGGGIATYATDGPIRGFIRASEEMSFDGWCEPQNCVTAAAASLPDVRAGACEFLRQRQSEDGSWKSYWWCEDEYATAQAAEALANVLQPEDRERVGRAVRWALSRISADGSVPSTVRPSGSPFATAWIVRILVLGGDTETVREPLERAVCWLLQQQNPDGSWPPSAGLRVPPPNITASENYQNWVLNGLIEGAISLDQHGIFTTATVLQALNRACSISQV; this comes from the coding sequence ATGCCCAACCTGGAAGAGCGGGCGGCAAAAACTCTGGATCTCCTGCTGGAGGAAATTCGCTGTTCCCCCCAACCAGAAACTGCCTGGGAATTCGGCAGCTTGAGCTACAACGGCTTCCCTGTGGAGTTTACCTTTGGGTCTCACGAGAGAGGTATGCGCTACGCAACCGAGGTGGGCGGTTCTGAGGTGAAGCCACAAGATCGGCTCTCCCGTGCCGAGCGACTGCTGGACTCTTTGGGGGCGGGTCGCCTGCCTGAAGAGGTGAGTGCCCTCTCCCACAAAGTGCAGGAATCCGGCAGCCTGAAGTGGGGAGCTTGGATGGGGGTGCGGCACCGTTTGGAAGGTGATCGCTACAAGCTCTACGTGGAGGTTCCCCAGGAGGGATCTCCTGCGGCTGCGGAAATGGTTCGCTGCTTTCTAGGCAATGAACCATTGCTGCCCGATGGAGGGGCCCAGCTAGTAGCCATCGGGCAGGAGACAGACCTGTCGCGAACCGAGTTCTATTTCAGAATCAAATCTCCCCATCTGACGGACTGGCAGGTTACGAATCTCCTGCAACGAGTGGGCTTGGAGTCCAGGCAAGCAGACTTGTTCGGCTTGATTGAGGAAACCTCGGGCTATACCTTCAATCGGGCAGGAGCAGGACTGCCTGAGGGAATTTATGGCTTTAGTTTCTCCTTCTCGTCGGGAGCCGAACCACTTGTTTTCTCTGTGTTTACCTTCGCCAAGACCCTCTTCAAAACTGACGGGAGCGTTCGCCACGCTCTGCTGTCCCTAGCACAGCAGAAGGGGTGGAATTTGAGGAACTACGCCGCTTTCACAGAGCCACTGGCCGGTTGCACAGACCCCCTCGAACACCACAATGTCATTGCTTTCTTGGTGGCGCAGCAAGGCCCCCCCGCGTTGCATATCTCTCTGAGCCCTCCTCTGCCGGGAATCAATCGATACCGCCATCACTCATCGAGCAGTATTCGCTCATCTGTTAACTCATCGGTTGATGCCGCGATTCGATTCCTTTGCAATGCCCGCCATCCCGATGGATGGTGGTCAGACTTCAGGCTGGCACCGGGTTGCAGTGACGAGTGGGTCACCGGTTATACAGGCACGGCACTTGCCAGCCAAGCAGTGCCCCAAGCCCTCACGGCTGCCCAGGAGGCGTGGCGCTGGTTGAGCACTCGTTGCCAGCCTTCTGGCTGCTGGGGATACAACAGCTTGACGCCAAGAGATGCTGACAGCACCGCCTGGGCGCTGCAATTAGCAGATGCCACAGGTTGTGGCGATTGGGAGCAAGCCCTTTCGGGGCGAGAATTTCTCGCTACGCACGTCCGGATGGGAGGTGGCATTGCCACCTATGCCACCGATGGACCGATTCGGGGCTTTATCCGAGCGTCGGAGGAGATGTCCTTTGACGGATGGTGCGAACCCCAAAACTGCGTCACCGCAGCCGCCGCTTCCCTGCCCGATGTGCGTGCCGGTGCCTGCGAGTTCCTGCGGCAAAGACAATCTGAGGACGGTAGCTGGAAGAGTTACTGGTGGTGCGAAGATGAATACGCCACTGCCCAAGCCGCTGAGGCTCTGGCAAACGTCTTGCAGCCGGAAGACCGCGAGCGCGTTGGGAGGGCAGTTCGCTGGGCCCTCAGCCGCATCAGTGCAGACGGCTCAGTCCCCTCCACAGTGCGACCTTCCGGGTCTCCCTTCGCGACTGCCTGGATTGTGCGCATACTGGTTCTGGGCGGCGATACCGAAACTGTCCGCGAACCCCTGGAGCGGGCGGTTTGCTGGCTTTTACAGCAGCAAAATCCAGACGGTTCTTGGCCCCCCTCAGCAGGTTTGCGAGTTCCTCCTCCCAATATTACTGCTTCGGAAAATTACCAGAACTGGGTTTTGAACGGTTTGATCGAGGGGGCAATTTCTTTAGATCAGCACGGTATTTTTACAACCGCCACGGTACTACAAGCTTTAAATAGGGCTTGCTCAATAAGCCAGGTCTAA
- a CDS encoding RNA polymerase sigma factor gives MSLNTISSSVLKCCDHSSDIGQNFWQKWQQYQDYLYRCCVKWMGGNSTDAEDALSQAMLKAWEKVQKYATAEITNFKAWLTTLTRNLCVDIHRARSRGANRVEDIEVYISGEEQELVAFGNTPLCAVETGERKMVIRRAIGNLPTRLRETFILYFYQELPYPEIARKQNISYHNVCKRISEARKILQAELRGYFIGNDGTNKLKG, from the coding sequence ATGAGTTTAAATACTATCTCATCTAGCGTTTTAAAATGTTGCGATCATTCGTCAGATATAGGTCAAAATTTTTGGCAGAAATGGCAACAGTATCAAGATTACCTTTATCGTTGCTGCGTCAAGTGGATGGGTGGAAATTCAACCGATGCTGAAGATGCGCTCAGTCAGGCAATGCTAAAAGCTTGGGAGAAGGTGCAAAAATATGCCACAGCAGAAATTACTAATTTTAAAGCTTGGCTGACGACACTTACTCGTAATCTTTGTGTGGATATTCATCGAGCACGCAGCCGGGGGGCAAATCGAGTTGAAGATATAGAAGTTTACATATCTGGTGAAGAGCAAGAACTGGTTGCTTTTGGGAATACGCCTCTATGTGCAGTGGAGACTGGCGAGAGAAAAATGGTTATTCGTCGCGCTATTGGTAACTTACCAACAAGGCTCCGTGAGACGTTTATTCTGTACTTTTATCAAGAACTTCCTTATCCAGAGATTGCCCGAAAACAAAATATTTCCTATCATAATGTCTGCAAGCGTATTTCCGAAGCACGGAAGATTTTGCAAGCAGAGTTGAGGGGATATTTTATCGGGAATGATGGGACGAATAAGCTGAAGGGGTGA
- a CDS encoding TM2 domain-containing protein, with protein MNKVGMSYLLWAACLISPFHGLHRFYNGKIGTGLLWLCTFGLFGFGQFLDLFLIPGMVEEHNNKLREKLGMSSQGVPLYSHQNQVTLTVPKTNPQSLQVQLLKAAASRGGKLSVTQGVMATGASFEQVENILNQMLKSGYVGIDNDRKTGVVIYDFYELS; from the coding sequence ATGAATAAAGTTGGGATGAGCTATTTGTTGTGGGCGGCTTGTTTGATTAGCCCTTTTCACGGATTACACCGTTTTTATAATGGTAAAATCGGGACAGGTTTATTATGGTTGTGTACCTTTGGTTTATTTGGATTTGGGCAATTTTTAGATTTATTTCTGATTCCGGGTATGGTAGAGGAACACAATAATAAGCTTCGGGAAAAATTAGGAATGTCGTCTCAAGGTGTTCCCCTTTATTCCCATCAAAATCAAGTCACGCTAACAGTTCCCAAAACCAACCCACAATCTTTACAAGTTCAGTTATTAAAAGCCGCTGCTAGTCGAGGAGGTAAACTTTCAGTGACTCAGGGAGTGATGGCGACGGGAGCAAGTTTTGAACAGGTTGAGAACATCCTGAATCAAATGTTAAAAAGTGGCTATGTTGGGATTGACAATGATCGGAAAACCGGAGTGGTCATTTATGATTTTTATGAACTTTCCTAG
- a CDS encoding PAS domain-containing sensor histidine kinase: MLEMLRNQLTHLRIVQRLFNYLKSVNVVPEYNNTLNHLSYELWRHHFLSVRLNLAFYIGICIYFSAVLINLLQFILWKQKFLDQTLYLQICASLGLLICLKLLKTPWGNQHLGYLFLGLSISLELTKQIIQTVNGNVSPNLFGWVLTFVSQATLIPVRLILHLTSQLIILGYYFGINKLLGHKIIPSNYDSLMLLLFLFWTCLICNLSVYLYENLQRTWFNSRQKLEQAYEQLTLTEAKYRSIFENSLEGLFQSTPDGHFISANPALARIYGYSSPEDLIQNLSHIPDQIYVNPQRREEFVRLINEQGTVLGFESEVYRSDGSIIWISENARVIRDSLGKIIAYEGDVKDITQRKYSEAEIHKALHQEKELNQLKSRFVSMISHEFRTPLTTILASAEALEHYSHKWDEEKNLTYLRRIQTTVHHLTELLNEVLLIGQGEAHKIPFHPSLINLEYFCFTLIQEMQVGLDDQKHLHFISPKSDLLSSSTLPILVYLDEKLLRHILYNLITNAIKYSPQGGNIELKLNYNLNQAILTLKDQGIGIPIEDQQHLFEPFHRAKNVGVIPGTGLGLTIVKKSVEIQGGMIYIESQINLGTTVTLIFPLSNQEHNP, translated from the coding sequence ATGTTAGAAATGCTTAGGAATCAACTAACGCATTTACGGATTGTTCAACGTCTTTTTAACTATTTAAAATCTGTGAATGTAGTTCCTGAATATAATAACACACTCAACCATTTATCTTATGAACTGTGGCGACATCATTTTTTGTCGGTGCGATTAAATCTGGCATTTTATATCGGGATTTGTATTTATTTTAGTGCTGTTTTAATTAATTTATTGCAATTTATTCTTTGGAAGCAAAAATTTTTAGATCAAACGTTATATTTACAAATCTGTGCATCTTTGGGACTACTAATTTGTTTAAAATTATTAAAAACACCTTGGGGAAATCAACATTTAGGTTATCTATTTTTAGGATTATCAATTTCCCTTGAATTAACAAAACAAATTATTCAAACGGTCAATGGAAATGTTAGCCCGAATTTATTTGGTTGGGTGTTAACCTTTGTGAGTCAAGCAACATTAATTCCCGTGCGATTAATCTTGCATTTAACCTCCCAATTGATTATCTTAGGCTATTATTTTGGAATCAATAAATTACTCGGTCATAAAATTATTCCTTCTAACTATGATTCCTTAATGTTATTATTATTTTTATTTTGGACTTGTTTAATTTGTAATTTGTCCGTTTACTTGTATGAAAACTTACAACGAACTTGGTTTAATTCGCGGCAAAAATTAGAACAAGCTTATGAGCAACTAACCCTAACAGAAGCCAAATATCGCAGCATTTTTGAAAATTCCTTAGAAGGGTTATTCCAATCTACTCCTGACGGACATTTTATTAGTGCTAATCCCGCACTCGCCAGAATTTATGGCTATTCATCCCCAGAAGATTTAATCCAAAATCTTTCCCATATCCCCGATCAAATTTATGTTAATCCCCAACGACGAGAAGAATTTGTCCGTCTAATTAATGAACAGGGAACAGTTTTAGGGTTTGAATCTGAAGTTTACCGTTCTGATGGGAGTATTATTTGGATTTCTGAAAATGCTAGAGTCATTCGAGATTCACTGGGAAAAATTATTGCTTATGAGGGAGATGTCAAAGATATTACTCAGCGCAAATATTCTGAAGCAGAAATTCACAAAGCGTTACACCAAGAAAAAGAATTAAATCAACTTAAATCTCGATTTGTCTCCATGATTTCCCATGAATTTCGTACCCCCTTAACAACAATTTTAGCATCCGCAGAAGCTTTAGAACATTATAGCCATAAATGGGATGAAGAGAAGAACTTAACTTATTTACGACGAATTCAAACAACGGTTCACCATTTGACAGAACTCTTAAATGAGGTATTATTAATTGGTCAAGGAGAAGCCCACAAAATCCCCTTTCATCCCAGTTTAATTAACTTAGAATATTTTTGTTTTACTTTAATTCAAGAGATGCAGGTTGGCTTAGATGATCAAAAACATTTACATTTTATTTCTCCTAAATCTGACTTGCTCTCTTCCTCAACTTTACCCATTCTAGTGTATTTAGATGAAAAACTCTTACGACACATTTTATATAACTTAATTACCAATGCGATTAAATACTCTCCCCAAGGGGGAAATATCGAATTAAAATTAAATTATAATCTTAATCAAGCTATTTTAACACTAAAAGATCAAGGGATTGGGATTCCGATAGAAGACCAACAGCATTTATTTGAACCCTTTCATCGGGCAAAAAATGTCGGGGTAATTCCCGGTACTGGATTAGGGTTAACTATCGTTAAAAAATCCGTTGAAATTCAAGGAGGTATGATTTATATTGAAAGTCAAATCAATTTGGGAACAACAGTAACTCTCATTTTTCCCTTATCAAATCAAGAGCATAACCCATGA
- a CDS encoding SDR family oxidoreductase: MFLVTGATGDLGRSIVQQLCDQEILVRAFARLTSRYARLEHRGAQILIGDLTEKRDIEKACQGIQYIISTHSNPNDPLGVDYRSNIDLIDAAKANNVQHFVFISVLGTDRGYEDSPIFKAKREVEKYLESSGLNYTILRPSALASSLLPLAERFKQTGIYLLIGDAKNRTSVVSTDDVARIAIDSVFIEAANQKIIPVGGPEIIAREDIYQIFSRVFNREPIVINPPLFLFDGLRGGLGLINADLYQKLGTLRVLLGNEFFCTTEEIQNLEQLFSIKMESLESYIRRYLGS, from the coding sequence ATGTTCTTAGTCACAGGTGCAACTGGAGATTTAGGTCGTTCGATTGTTCAACAATTATGTGATCAAGAAATTCTGGTGCGAGCTTTTGCCCGTTTAACTTCTCGATATGCTCGATTGGAACACCGAGGGGCTCAAATTTTGATTGGAGATTTAACGGAAAAGCGAGATATTGAAAAAGCCTGTCAAGGTATCCAATATATTATTAGTACCCATAGTAACCCCAATGATCCATTAGGAGTTGATTATCGGTCTAATATTGATTTAATTGATGCAGCAAAAGCCAATAATGTTCAGCATTTTGTATTTATTTCTGTGTTAGGAACTGACCGAGGTTATGAAGATTCACCTATATTTAAAGCTAAACGAGAAGTTGAGAAATATTTAGAATCTAGTGGGTTAAATTATACGATTTTAAGACCTTCTGCTTTAGCATCTAGTTTATTACCCTTAGCAGAACGCTTTAAACAAACGGGGATTTATTTATTAATTGGGGATGCTAAAAATCGGACTTCTGTTGTTAGTACCGATGATGTGGCTCGAATTGCCATTGATTCCGTTTTTATCGAAGCCGCAAACCAGAAAATTATTCCCGTAGGGGGGCCAGAAATTATCGCCAGAGAAGATATTTATCAAATTTTTAGCCGCGTTTTTAATCGAGAACCGATTGTAATTAATCCGCCTTTATTTTTATTTGATGGACTGCGAGGAGGTTTAGGATTAATTAATGCTGATTTATATCAAAAATTAGGAACATTACGAGTTTTATTAGGTAATGAATTCTTCTGTACAACGGAGGAAATTCAAAACTTAGAGCAACTTTTTTCGATTAAAATGGAAAGTTTAGAAAGTTATATTCGTCGGTATTTAGGCAGTTAA
- the acsF gene encoding magnesium-protoporphyrin IX monomethyl ester (oxidative) cyclase, with product MVDSLKRPAFDEIRPGVKVPAKETILTPRFYTTDFEEMEKMDISVNEEELLAILEEFRVDYNRNHFVRDKEFEQSWDHIDGETRRLFIEFLERSCTAEFSGFLLYKELSRRLKDKSPVLAECFQLMSRDEARHAGFLNKAMSDFNLSLDLGFLTKSRQYTFFKPKFIFYATYLSEKIGYWRYITIYRHLEAHPENRIYPIFRFFENWCQDENRHGDFFDAVMQSQPQMLNDWKAKLWCRFFLLSVFATMYLNDLQRADFYAAIGLNARDYDIHVIEKTNENAGRVFPVMLDVNNPEFYNRLDVCLKNNEQLTAIVNSDSPKFVQFFQKLPYYLSNGWQLLKLYLMKPIDVTASQGAVY from the coding sequence ATGGTAGATTCCCTGAAAAGACCCGCTTTTGACGAAATCAGACCTGGGGTGAAAGTCCCAGCCAAAGAAACCATCCTCACTCCCCGTTTCTACACAACGGATTTTGAGGAAATGGAGAAAATGGACATCTCCGTCAATGAAGAGGAACTCTTAGCCATTCTGGAAGAGTTTCGGGTAGACTACAATCGTAATCACTTTGTCCGGGATAAAGAATTTGAACAATCCTGGGATCATATTGATGGCGAAACTCGTCGTTTATTCATTGAATTTTTAGAGCGTTCCTGCACGGCTGAATTTTCAGGTTTCTTGCTCTATAAAGAACTTAGCCGTCGTCTCAAGGATAAAAGCCCTGTTTTAGCGGAGTGTTTCCAACTCATGTCGCGGGATGAAGCTCGTCATGCGGGTTTTCTGAATAAAGCGATGTCGGATTTTAATCTTTCCTTAGATTTAGGATTTCTGACCAAAAGCCGTCAGTACACTTTCTTTAAACCTAAATTCATCTTTTACGCCACCTATTTATCTGAAAAAATTGGTTACTGGCGCTATATCACCATTTATCGTCATTTAGAAGCCCATCCCGAAAACCGGATTTATCCGATTTTCCGCTTCTTTGAAAATTGGTGTCAGGATGAGAATCGTCACGGCGATTTCTTCGATGCGGTGATGCAATCTCAACCCCAAATGCTGAATGATTGGAAAGCGAAACTTTGGTGTCGTTTCTTCCTGTTGTCAGTATTTGCCACCATGTATTTAAACGATTTACAACGGGCGGATTTTTATGCGGCCATTGGTTTAAATGCACGGGATTATGATATTCACGTCATTGAAAAAACCAACGAAAATGCAGGTCGCGTTTTCCCGGTGATGTTGGATGTGAATAATCCTGAATTCTATAACCGATTGGATGTCTGCCTCAAGAACAACGAACAGTTAACGGCGATTGTTAATTCTGATAGCCCTAAATTTGTTCAGTTCTTCCAAAAACTGCCCTACTATCTGTCTAACGGATGGCAGTTGCTCAAACTGTACTTAATGAAACCGATTGATGTTACCGCCTCTCAAGGTGCTGTTTATTAA